The stretch of DNA CGAGAATCCAGTTCTTATACATCACAAGTTCTACATCTCCCAGCCACAGGCTTAATGCTTCTCTGTGTTAATGTAGTTGAGACTGGGGGTGTCATCATTTTAACCATCGGTAACACAGCCACTGACTCGTCTCAGTAGTCTGGCCAGGGATTTTCCCCAAATTGTTGTTAATCTTGGATTTGGGAGGAATGACTTTCTCCATCTGCTTGTTTACACAGCTGTAGACACCTAACTGGGCTTTGATGCACTCTCAGATGTTTGCTGGGGTCAAACGTTCACGTAATCTGCATGATATAAAAATGGAATAGCCCATTCAAGCCTCTCAAAGTAAGCCAGTTTTTGGGCAAGTTGGCTGTAATTTGGCACTTTGACAAGTCTTTATTTTAACGTTTGACCCCTAACATATAAACGCTAGAAAAATTACACAAGCCAAAAATCTGACAATGGGAAAAAATCCCATGGTGAATGAGTAAAACACACATAGATGCAAACCCAAAGATTTACTTAAAATCCTAAAGTAACGCCTGGAATTAGACTGACTTGGAAACAACTCAAGCACCTAAGAAAAGACTTGCTAGCTGACTGTCAGATGATGCATAAACTCAGCCATCCATGTAATCACACATTATGAAACCAACAACTGGCAGCCAAAAAACTGTTTGAATTGTGCAGGTTGGGACTTGTTTGTTATATgctagtttggtaccactttacaataaggctccccttATAAATGGCTAATAAATGGTTTATAAATGTCTTATTAATCAATCTATAATGCCTTATATATGACTAATAAATATCTATTATGCATTAATTAAGGGTGGAAAAAGACACTAAACTTACTAGTTTCTTGCCAAATAGTGAACCAAATCTGTTGACTTATGTACTTTATCTAGACTTCatatattaaacatttcaaactaagaaACTACCTTTTAAGCACTATTAGCATTTGTAAACAAGGTTTTGGGCAACAAATAATGTACCTTGTAACTGCATTATAAATACTTACAATGATTAAAGGGAGGCTTATTGTAAAGTAtaaaatatgtctttatttattaatagttaatcaacatttataattacaaaagggagccttattgtgaagtgtaaaacatgtctttatatattaatgattaataaacatttataaatgcaaactggagccttattgtaaagtgtaaaatatgtctatttattaatgattaataaccatttataaatacaaactggagccttattgtaaagtgtaaaatatgtctttattaatagttaataaacatttataattacaaaagggagccttattgtaaagtgtaaaacatgtctttatttattaatgattaataaacatttataaatgcaaactggagccttattgtaaagtgtaaaatatgtctttatttattaatagttaataaacatttataattacaaaagggagccttattgtaaagtataaAACATATCAGTGTTTATTAATGACTCTTAAACATTTTTGAATGTAAAATGAAACTTTTTTAGTATGAAACTAGTTAACATTTATTTATAACCAGTAAACTTTTTGAAGACTAGGGGCCTTACTATGAAAAGTATAACAAGCTGCCTTATAACATTAGACAATACTCTCTTAACAAGTGCAGTTGTTTTGGTTACACTTAGAACACACAAAACCTTCAAAACAAAAATGACAAGAAAAATCTTTGTTGTGTGGAAACTCAACACATAACTGAACAGATCGTTAAAAAATTACCAGTTTCACACACATCTGTTCTATAGCTAAATATGCTGAAACAGAACAACTCAGATAACTGGGTAGGCTTTCAGACAGACTTGCCTCTTCGAATTGGAAGCAAAGTACCATCAGCCTTCATGCTTTCTATTTTGTTTTTCACTTCATCATTGCTTTGAATCTCTTCCTCACATCGCTTAGCAAAATGGAGTACCGTCTCTCCACTGGGCTTGTTGGAGATCAGCTCCTGGTAAACAAGAGGAGCTGCGATAGCGAGCTCAGCAACTGATGCTGTGGACACAACTGTGTTTCTGTCAATCCCATGCTTCTGAAAAGCTTTGGACAAGGTCTTCATCTTTGGAAATGTCTTGAGGGACTTGTATCTCTGCACAATCTCACTTGGTGTTCGGACTGAGAatcaaattaaaacaaagaaaactgttaGAAACAAATGCTCATGGCACACAATACAATCTGTTACTATaatttacacacacatgcatatacgtgtgtgtgtgtgtgtatgcatctcTAAAAATGTGCATCAGTCCAAACCTTATATTCAAGTTTGGTGTCAAATACAATGTAGTTTGAAGAAAATATTTAAATGGCAATTTTATCTCCAAAGAACATatcttctagcctggcctgccagactagacttctgcacagagagtctggtaactcacaggcagagaggcacatgaggggcgggattagccagctcaaaaataaccaatcaaaaaaaaaaaaaggtggaaatgccaactgtaccaTGTGACGCTGTAGTttgttagctgtagtaaaaaatggagcctggtaatggcgcaaacatctttctttagaagaaagatttttagcggttcttgttgtggtttcaaagacatgtccaagtcatttgcaacagaggaaagagccgtggtgaactccgcttcagacataattgtttatgagaaattgagcttcactgtgtgtgtgacatacgctgctcagTGATGATTGgtttggttagcattttcaggggggtggggttatttacataggagagttaccagactctttctctgtgcagaattcaacagaggaggagtctggcaggccaggctacatatCTTCTGTACAAGTATTTTGCTCACCACGCTGCCGGAACTTCTTTTCCTCCTTCTTGTATTTCTTGGCTTTTGAATGCTTGTTTTTGAATTTGCGTTTTTGCTTCTTTGGGGgtgaagatgaggatgaggatgaccaCTCAGATGATGCAGATGAAGATGTAGGAGATGAATCCAAGTTTTCAGAAGGATTGTTGATAAACGTATCATTTAATGGTTCGTCTTTAGGTTGCGCTGCAGAAAAAAATGGatgaatttagaatttttttttaacacaTATCAGGTAACACAGAGTGAAACAAACATGCAAAGTAGCTGCCAATTTCATTTCATTACACAATGGATGATTTTGTCAGCTTATGTGCTTTGACAGAATGAGAACGATGCACCCTTCTGAgtgaaataaatataaataaatatacacgTGGCTGGGCAAATCTAATTTTTGTAGACTATGGAATAATAAAATAGTATAATGACTGAGTGTTGTTGTCCAATACAACATTAAATGTCAATAATTGGCAGTAATTACCTATTACCGTGGTGTTTAAAGGAGAAAAAGGGGAAAACTAAGTTGCTGGTACTAAGCGATAAAGTGACACAACTACAAACCATCTAAATGAACACTTTGATGTCGAAATGTgtattttaaattaattattaaagtatgtaaatgaaaatgtatttatttgtgaGAGCACAGACAACTGTAAGAAAACAGATACTAAACAGATACTAGGTAATGGCATAATACATGCCAATTAATTAATCAATAGGTTTAGACCCAATTAGAACAAGTTATTTTTAAGATTTAACTGGCATAACACCAAAGGGTAACTATTTTTTTTATCAACACAGTGACAATAAGGGATCTTCATGTATATTTATACATTATCTGATGTTTATCACAATAATCTAAaattaaacaatgtttatgaaactaGTTTAGTGTCATACTTGACAGAGATGATAGCTGACTTCGGAGGAAATCCCTCTCTCCTTCCAGTTCTTCAATCCTCATCTTTTGCCACTCCAGTTTCTCCTTAAGAAAAGCAACTTCCTGTCTCTCCTTATTAAGAAGCACAGTTGCAGTAGGGGCAAGGCCAGAAGAAGTatctaaaaaaacaaaatttagacacacattAACAACAGTAGCAGAATCTCTAATCTAAACTAGGCAAACTAAatgacagcagaaacaaaaatatctaCTTTAAATGGTAAcaatacaaatgtaaaaaaaaagttctgACACAAACACCTGTTGTAGAGCTGACACTTCCAGAACAAAATAAATTATTCCTCCATGTTACCACACTGGGGTTATTTATAATgatataaatgtatatacataAGCTAACTATTAAAAACTATAAAACTTTGTGAGGTTTCACTTTCGAAATAATTAATAGTAACAGAGTAGCTAGGCAATGTAGCAGCTAAATGGTTCGTTGTTAGCATTAAAACATTACTCACTATCACGTTTCTCTGTTGACAGCGTTGGTTTAGTGTTAACGTTATCCAGTCgctgctttttgtttttctttgaacgCGTGCTGACCGCAGGTGTCGCAGTGGAACAGGAATCTTTCTCTTCAGGTCCATCCATGGCGCTGCCGTAGCTAGCTAGCGTCAGTCCGTGTCGGCTTGACTGGTGGATCAGCCTGAGCTCCGACGCACACCGATGGGAGGGACTTCCGTGTTAAGATTTACTGTGATTGGATGTTTGCACTAAGCTCATCTCTGTATGGTTAATTTTCGTTTTATTCCCTTTGGCGCAACGGTGGCTAGTTTTCATATGCAACCTAAAAATCCAGCGGGAAACGCTTCATAACTGAGTCCAAGGCACTATAAGAGGTGagcaaattgttttattttttgtatgcAGGGCTGTTCTTTTAATtataagtcagttttaaatattactttagctgatgaagaaaaatcagttttaaGAATGAAAATGTTTTGTGTAAATGTAGCATGTTATGTATTAACTTAACTAAATATTCTTGTTCCTGTTGTGTtagccatttttacatttttctttgaaaATTATTAGCATTTACAAGTTTGCTTGCAGGGAAGAGTAGTCATAAATAATGATAATTAACGTTATATTTATTAAAAACccatttatctttctttttttggtCATTCTTAGTACGTCAACATAATTATAAATTCAGGTTTTTATTTAGCAAGTGTTACTTCCTGTTGAGCTGTgtattgtaaaaagaaaaaaacaacacaggTTATATTGTTATATACAATAGGTTGCAGAGGCAATACAGTATGTGCTGTGTTTTTTAAGTAAGTTAAATAAACTGGAACTAGAAATGTTTaaatcttgattttttttttttgcgtgtgTTTGAATTTTTTGGTCAAATTAATGGTTTTACATTTTTCCTTGACTTTTCAAAGGATGCTTCGAGAATTATACAAATACTTGATCTGTTGCTATATcagtgaccttttttttttaccaatgacATTCTGAAGATACCAGTATTTCAGtgtaataatataattaaataaatctataaTTTTTCCTACTAGAATGCCTCTTGGGATGAAGTTGCACACTCATACAGagggaaaacaaactaaaaagaagACTCTGAGGCTGATTAAATGGCTGCAAAAGAAACACCTTCTAAAGAAGAAGCTGAGATGCCCTGTTTGCCACCATAAGATGAAAATGATATCTGTGGTCAAAAAAGACCAATTTATGTGGTATGAATGCATGATAATGTAGAACATTTAACATCACATTCTGATATTAAAGGCAGGGTACGTAAGTTGGAATTGTTAAAataattttgaccatctgaccttgttctatgagaaaatgtaatcttttatactttatttttctcctaagtccctcccctggcttTACAGCTAAACTAATAATTTCTGCAAGCCTACCACATTGGCCAATAGCACTGCATTTCAGATGTTCTCTCGCTTGACTCGGCTTTCTCTGCATGTGCACGTTAGGAGGCGTGGCTTTCGGCTCATTCAGGAAGGCCAGGGATAGAGCAACAGCCCTTCAAATTTTAAAAGCAAGACACAGTGCTAACTTTATCtcaatatttatttgttttttaatataattttgtgATAATGTTTATAGGTTCATTTATTTACCTCACTTTTTGGTTTGTTCTCAGGTGCTGCAAAAGAGCAAGTCATAGAAAAGTCTCCAGAACAATTAGAACTGGCTCCCTCTTTGAGAAATCAAAATCTTCTCTTTTCAGTTGGATGAAGTTCATCTACAGGTAGCCTGTGTGTATAAATGTCAACAGGAATAGTAGTTAATATTAGGGCCTCAGTGAGTTTTGACTGGTTTTCATTTCTGTCGCAGATTTTCACAAGGGCTCTGGCTCAGGCAGATAGATATGATTGATGATGATGTGGCTGGCAGCTCCAAAACATTAAGTGCCATGGCAAAGCGTATTCGACATGTCTGCATCGGTGCAATGGAAAGACACAGAGTAAATAAAGGGCACTGTCTTGGTGGTCACAAAGAATTTGTGGTTATGGATGAAAGCTGTCTCCGTCATCAGCGAAAGGTTGTAAACTCTCAGACCACTCTGTTATTATCAGTCCAGATCTGAACATGTCCCCTAAACATATAAGTTTTAAGTTTTTACCATTACATTTAAGAATCAATATAGTAAAACTGttacaaccaaacaaaaacaatctgTTAATAAACATATTATTATATCAATTACTATGATGATTTGAATCACTTGAGTCAGAATTTAACTAAATTAAAGTTTGTAAAAGTAGACAATCAATCCATAAAGGAAATGAATGAcagaaaacagcttttttattcaaCATCTTTGTCATGCTGTTAATAAAGTTTAAATACAATTTACTTTAATAACAGCAATACAATTAAAATGTtaagatgcaaactgcatttaagAATATACTTTGTAAATGTTCTGTTTAACCTTAATCTTTTTTAATTTTCAGTATGCACGTGGACGCTTCGGAAATGCTTGGAAAAGAAAGAAATGGGTCTTTGGACTGATGGGAGTGAAAGACAAAAGGCGAAGGCTCGTGTTAAAACTTGTAGAGAAACGAACGAGGCGTCACCTTGTTCCTCTGATCAGACAGCATGTTAAGTCGGGTAGTGCCATTATCAGTGATGAGTGGAGAGCCTACAAGAATGTCTTGACAAACATGGGGTACAAACATTACACAGTAAATATCAGCAGGTGGTTTGTTGATCCTCAATCGGGCAGTCATACACAACATATTGAAAGAGCTTGGATGACAATTAAAGGACATATTCGCAGACTAAGAGGAAATCGTACAGAGATGTTGTTGGAGGAACATCTTAAAGTTCTCGAATGGTCATCTTGGCTTGGTTCAAAACATCCTGATGGACCACTGGGACGCTTATTCAAGGACATATGGAAATCATTCCCAGTTTAACCTGAATCTCTTCTACAACAGTTTTTTTAGGGAGGGGGGTATTTGGTGTGTTTGATGAGTTTGGATGTTAAATGTGCTACACTTACAATACATGACCATTTTTGACAGTACATAGTTTGTACAAATATTTTAAGCATTTAGTGTAACTCTGAAGTTTAacaaatttaaacatttaagacaaATTTttggtatttataaatgtttattagtcaTTAATGAATAAAGATATGTTTTACACtctacaataaggctccagtttgtatttataaatgtttattaatcattaataaataaaaacatgttttacactttacaataaggctccagtttgtatttacaaatgtttattaatcattaataaataaaaacatgttttacactttacaataaggctccagtttgtatttataaatgtttattaatcattaataaataaaaacatgttttacactttacaataaggctccagtttgtatttgcaaatgtttattaattattaataaataaaaacatgttttgcacTTCATaataaggctcccttttgtatttataaatgtttattaatcattaataaataaagacatgttttacactttacaatagcgCTCCCTTTAATCATTGTAAGTATTTATAATGCAGTTATAAGGTACATTAATTATTTGCCCAAAACTTTGTTTACAAATGCTAATAGTGCTTAAAAGATAGGTCcttagtttgaaatgtttaatatatGAAGTCTAGATAAAGTACATAAGTCAACAGATTTGGTTCACTATTTGGCAAAAAACTAGTAGGTTTAGTCTCTTTCTCACCcttaattaatgcataataaacattaattagtcatatataaggcattatagattgattaataatacatttataaaccatttattagccattcataagggagccttattgtaaagtggtaccgTAATTTTTTAACGATCTGTTCAGTTATGTGTTGAGTTTCCACACAACAAAGATTTTTCTTGTCATTTTTGTTTTGAAGGTTTTGTGTGTTCTAAGTGTAACCAAAACAACTGCACTTGTTAAGAGAGTATTGTCTAATGTTATAAGGCAGCTTGTTATACTTTTCATAGTA from Nothobranchius furzeri strain GRZ-AD chromosome 5, NfurGRZ-RIMD1, whole genome shotgun sequence encodes:
- the LOC129163362 gene encoding uncharacterized protein, with protein sequence MFIGSFIYLTFWFVLRCCKRASHRKVSRTIRTGSLFEKSKSSLFSWMKFIYRFSQGLWLRQIDMIDDDVAGSSKTLSAMAKRIRHVCIGAMERHRVNKGHCLGGHKEFVVMDESCLRHQRKYARGRFGNAWKRKKWVFGLMGVKDKRRRLVLKLVEKRTRRHLVPLIRQHVKSGSAIISDEWRAYKNVLTNMGYKHYTVNISRWFVDPQSGSHTQHIERAWMTIKGHIRRLRGNRTEMLLEEHLKVLEWSSWLGSKHPDGPLGRLFKDIWKSFPV
- the LOC139070118 gene encoding coiled-coil domain-containing protein 106-like, which codes for MDGPEEKDSCSTATPAVSTRSKKNKKQRLDNVNTKPTLSTEKRDNTSSGLAPTATVLLNKERQEVAFLKEKLEWQKMRIEELEGERDFLRSQLSSLSTQPKDEPLNDTFINNPSENLDSSPTSSSASSEWSSSSSSSPPKKQKRKFKNKHSKAKKYKKEEKKFRQRVRTPSEIVQRYKSLKTFPKMKTLSKAFQKHGIDRNTVVSTASVAELAIAAPLVYQELISNKPSGETVLHFAKRCEEEIQSNDEVKNKIESMKADGTLLPIRRGKSV